The following coding sequences are from one Anolis sagrei isolate rAnoSag1 chromosome 6, rAnoSag1.mat, whole genome shotgun sequence window:
- the LOC137097320 gene encoding vomeronasal type-2 receptor 26-like — translation MGRSLRIHHKYHMSGDLHIGAILSQIFISSDEISFRQDPAEKSQGDTINFLADFHYLASLELLSTWGIFVPNYKCDTQNNLAAVIGGPTSDVCLFMADILCAYKFSQITYGSAPLMDNKNEAVFLHRMFPSGSYQYTGILNLILHLQWTWIGVIYINNEMGERFVHNVLPVFGRNGICFDFIKAVTQINFFSEMETMRKDLIETSCLIGRSTANVVILNGEVQSILPLRIWIEIPFYHDLPKINKVWILTAEIDFVSLPLQRDWGLSFINGALSVSLFPKTVSGFHEFLQNRKPDTDQEDGFIKDFWQQAFMCSFPGLNLEVSPENICTEADKLETLPMSVFEMSMSSHSYSIYNAVYAAAHALHDMDSSSFKHRTTGIRDLQKMQSWQLHHFLKSVIFNNTVGEQISFNRNGELVAGFDIINWVTFPNETFNRVKVGRIEPQSLPTIEFTVHEDAIVWPSWFNQAKPLSLCNDHCYPGYSKKKKEGKSFCCYDCIPCPEGKISAQKDEDNCFQCPKDHYPNKNRDFCILKSLTFLTFEEALGTSLAGSALLLFCVTAGVLGIFIKHRDTPIVKANNRTLTYTLLLSLLLSFLCALLFIGQPQKVTCLFRQTAFGIIFSVAISSVLAKTITVILAFQATKPESKLRKWLGKRMATSIVISSLLIQATICTVWLSTFPPFPDLDVNSVAEEVILECNEGSITMFYCLLGFMGFLSISSFTAAFFARKLPDSFNEAKFITFSMLVFCSVWISFVPTYLSTKGKYMVAVEIFSILASSAGLLGCIFSPKCFIILLRPDLNTREQVMKRKC, via the exons ATGGGTCGATCTCTTCGTATTCACCACAAGTATCACATGTCTGGAGACCTGCACATAGGTGCCATTCTGTCTCAGATTTTTATATCTTCGGATGAGATATCCTTTAGACAAGATCCTGCTGAGAAATCTCAAGGAGATACAAT TAATTTTCTTGCCGACTTTCATTATCTTGCTTCACTGGAACTCCTTTCTACCTGGGGTATATTTGTCCCTAACTACAAATGTGACACCCAAAACAACCTAGCAGCAGTCATTGGAGGACCTACTTCTGATGTCTGTCTCTTCATGGCAGATATCTTGTGCGCCTACAAGTTTTCACAG ATCACTTATGGCTCTGCTCCACTAATGGATAACAAAAATGAAGCTGTTTTCCTTCACCGCATGTTCCCAAGTGGGAGCTACCAATACACTGGGATTCTCAATTTAATTTTGCATTTACAGTGGACATGGATTGgggtaatatatataaataatgaaatgggagaaagatTTGTACATAATGTGCTCCCTGTGTTCGGGCGAAATGGTATCTGCTTTGACTTCATAAAAGCAGTAACCCAAATTAACTTTTTCAGTGAAATGGAAACAATGAGAAAGGACCTTATTGAAACATCATGCCTCATTGGGAGAAGTACTGCCAATGTAGTGATCCTAAATGGAGAAGTTCAGTCAATTCTACCTTTGAGAATATGGATAGAAATTCCATTTTATCATGAtttaccaaaaataaataaagtctggATTTTGACAGCTGAAATAGATTTTGTATCACTCCCACTTCAAAGAGACTGGGGCCTGAGCTTCATCAATGGGGCCTTATCTGTTTCACTTTTCCCCAAAACAGTTTCAGGATTCCATGAATTTCTGCAGAACAGAAAACCAGACACCGATCAAGAGGATGGCTTTATCAAGGACTTCTGGCAACAAGCATTCATGTGCTCATTTCCTGGGCTCAATTTAGAGGTGTCCCCAGAAAATATCTGCACTGAGGCGGACAAGCTAGAGACTCTTCCTATGTCTGTTTTTGAAATGAGCATGAGCAGCCACAGCTACAGCATCTACAATGCTGTCTATGCTGCCGCACATGCTTTGCATGACATGGATTCATCCAGTTTCAAACATAGAACAACGGGAATCAGAGATCTTCAAAAAATGCAGTCATGGCAG CTTCATCACTTCCTAAAAAGTGTTATATTTAACAACACAGTTGGTGAACAGATTTCTTTTAATAGAAATGGGGAATTAGTAGCTGGTTTTGATATCATCAATTGGGTCACGTTCCCCAATGAAACCTTTAATCGAGTGAAAGTGGGAAGGATAGAACCACAGTCTCTACCAACCATTGAGTTCACTGTTCATGAGGATGCCATTGTATGGCCCAGCTGGTTCAATCAG GCAAAACCTCTTTCTTTGTGTAATGACCATTGTTATCCAGGGTAcagtaaaaaaaagaaggaagggaagtcaTTTTGCTGCTATGATTGTATTCCATGTCCAGAAGGGAAGATTTCTGCCCAGAAGG ATGAGGATAACTGCTTTCAGTGTCCAAAAGATCATTACCCAAACAAGAACAGGGATTTCTGCATCCTCAAATCTCTAACTTTCCTCACTTTTGAAGAAGCTCTGGGGACAAGTTTGgccggctctgctcttctccttttTTGTGTGACTGCTGGAGTGCTTGGGATCTTCATCAAACACCGGGACACTCCCATTGTCAAAGCCAATAATCGGACCCTCACCTacaccctcctcctctccctcctgctctccttcctttgtGCTCTGCTGTTCATTGGACAGCCACAGAAGGTGACCTGTCTCTTTCGTCAGACAGCTTTTGGCATCATCTTCTCTGTGGCTATTTCTTCTGTGTTAGCAAAAACTATCACCGTGATTCTTGCTTTCCAAGCCACCAAACCTGAATCCAAGTTGAGGAAATGGTTGGGGAAAAGAATGGCCACCTCCATTGTAATTTCCAGCCTGCTCATTCAAGCCACAATTTGTACAGTGTGGCTGTCTACTTTTCCCCCATTTCCTGATCTTGATGTGAACTCAGTGGCTGAAGAAGTCATTCTGGAATGTAATGAAGGGTCAATCACCATGTTTTATTGCCTCCTGGGTTTTATGGGTTTCCTGTCTATTTCCAGTTTCACTGCAGCTTTCTTTGCCAGGAAGTTACCTGACAGTTTCAATGAAGCCAAATTTATCACCTTCAGCATGCTGGTCTTCTGCAGTGTGTGGATTTCTTTTGTTCCAACATACTTGAGCACCAAGGGGAAATACATGGTTGCAGTTGAAATCTTCTCAATCTTAGCTTCCAGTGCTGGATTACTAGGTtgtatattttcccccaaatgctTTATCATTCTTCTGAGGCCTGATTTGAATACAAGGGAGCAAGTAATGAAAAGAAAGTGTTAA
- the LOC132777691 gene encoding vomeronasal type-2 receptor 26-like, whose translation MADILCAYKFSQITYGSAPLMDNKNEAVFLHRMFPISGFHEFLRNRKPDTNQEDGFIRDFWQQAFMCSFPGLNLDESPENICTEKNKLETLPMSVFEMSMSSHSYSIYNAVYAAAHALHDMDSSSFKHRTTGIRDLQKMQPWQLHHFLKRVIFNNTVGEHISFNTNGELVAGFDIINWVTFPNETFNRVKVGRIEPQSLPAIEFTVHEDAIVWPSWFNQAQPISLCNDRCCPGYSKRKKEGKQFCCYDCIPCPEGKISTQEDVDNCFQCPKDHYPNMNRDFCILKSLTFLTFEETLGTSLAISAVLLFCVTAGVLGIFIKHQDTPIVKANNRTLTYTLLLSLLLSFLCVLLFIGQPQKVTCLFRQTTFGIIFSVAISSVLAKTVTVILAFQATKPASKLRKWLGKRMATSIVLSSLLIQATICTVWLSTFPPFPDLDVNSMAEEVILECNEGSITMFYCLLGFMGSLSICSFTAAFFARKLPDSFNEAKFITFSMLVFCSVWISFVPTYLSTKGKYMVAVEIFSILASSAGLLGCIFFPKCFIILLRPDLNTREQVMKRKH comes from the exons ATGGCAGATATCTTGTGCGCCTACAAGTTTTCACAG ATCACATATGGCTCTGCTCCACTAATGGATAACAAAAATGAAGCTGTTTTCCTTCACCGCATGTTCCCAA TTTCAGGATTCCATGAATTTCTGCGGAACAGAAAACCAGACACCAATCAAGAGGATGGCTTTATCAGGGACTTCTGGCAACAGGCATTTATGTGCTCCTTTCCAGGGCTCAATTTAGACGAGTCCCCTGAAAATATCTGCACAGAGAAGAACAAGCTGGAGACCCTTCCTATGTCTGTTTTTGAAATGAGCATGAGCAGCCACAGCTACAGCATCTACAACGCTGTCTATGCTGCCGCACATGCTCTGCATGACATGGATTCATCCAGTTTCAAACACAGAACAACTGGAATCAGAGATCTTCAAAAAatgcagccatggcag CTTCATCACTTTCTAAAAAGAGTTATCTTTAACAACACAGTTGGGGAACACATTTCCTTTAATACAAATGGGGAATTAGTAGCTGGTTTTGATATCATCAATTGGGTCACGTTCCCCAATGAGACCTTTAATCGAGTGAAAGTGGGAAGGATAGAACCACAGTCTCTACCAGCCATTGAGTTCACTGTTCATGAGGATGCCATTGTATGGCCCAGCTGGTTCAATCAG GCACAACCTATTTCTTTGTGCAATGACCGTTGTTGTCCAGGGTAcagtaaaagaaagaaggaagggaagcagtTTTGCTGCTATGATTGTATTCCATGTCCAGAAGGAAAGATTTCTACCCAGGAGG ATGTGGATAATTGCTTTCAGTGTCCAAAAGATCATTACCCAAACATGAACAGGGATTTCTGCATCCTCAAATCTCTAACTTTCCTCACTTTTGAAGAAACTCTGGGGACAAGTTTGGCTATCTCTGCTGTTCTCCTATTTTGTGTGACTGCTGGAGTGCTTGGGATCTTCATCAAACACCAGGACACTCCCATTGTCAAAGCCAATAATCGGACCCTCACCTacaccctcctcctctccctcctcctctccttcctttgtgTTCTACTCTTCATTGGACAGCCACAGAAGGTGACCTGTCTCTTTCGTCAGACAACTTTTGGCATCATCTTCTCTGTGGCTATTTCTTCTGTGTTGGCAAAAACTGTCACTGTGATTCTTGCTTTCCAAGCCACCAAGCCTGCATCCAAGTTGAGGAAATGGTTGGGGAAAAGAATGGCCACCTCCATTGTTCTTTCCAGCCTGCTCATTCAAGCCACAATTTGTACAGTGTGGCTGTCTACCTTTCCCCCATTTCCTGATCTTGATGTGAACTCAATGGCTGAAGAAGTCATTCTGGAATGTAATGAAGGGTCAATCACCATGTTTTATTGCCTCCTGGGTTTTATGGGTTCCCTGTCTATTTGTAGTTTCACTGCCGCTTTCTTTGCCAGGAAGTTGCCTGACAGTTTCAATGAAGCCAAATTTATCACCTTCAGCATGTTGGTCTTCTGCAGTGTGTGGATTTCCTTTGTTCCAACATACTTGAGCACCAAAGGAAAATACATGGTGGCAGTGGAGATCTTCTCAATCTTAGCTTCCAGTGCCGGATTACTAGGTTGTATATTTTTCCCCAAATGCTTTATCATTCTTCTGAGGCCTGATTTGAATACAAGGGAGCAAGTAATGAAAAGAAAGCATTAA